The Sesamum indicum cultivar Zhongzhi No. 13 linkage group LG2, S_indicum_v1.0, whole genome shotgun sequence genome contains a region encoding:
- the LOC105156372 gene encoding transcription factor MYB62 translates to MMMMSKGRSVPKSTSYEFGSELRRGPWTLEEDNLLIQYISCHGEGRWNSLAKFAGLKRTGKSCRLRWLNYLKPDIKRGNLTPHEQLTILELHSKWGNRWSKIAQHLPGRTDNEIKNYWRTRVQKQARQLKVDSNSKKFLEAIRTFWMPRLMEKMEQDSSLTSSPSSSISSMETQNFTAPSPVSSQVPQPSSKPGNGVNSSDSNYSAKISPLPAESLVTGKIQSENSLEDNYYYVGSPSYDMQELEAQDISLSECHVAEIDWFWNTDELWQFRKPGEVGVCLDI, encoded by the exons atgatgatgatgagtaAAGGTAGAAGTGTTCCGAAAAGCACAAGCTATGAATTCGGGAGCGAGCTAAGAAGAGGGCCATGGACCCTTGAGGAAGACAATCTTCTCATTCAGTATATAAGTTGCCACGGCGAAGGCCGCTGGAATTCCTTAGCCAAATTTGCAG GGCTGAAGAGAACAGGGAAAAGCTGCAGATTGAGGTGGTTGAACTATTTGAAGCCTGACATAAAGCGTGGAAACCTCACCCCGCATGAACAACTCACCATTCTTGAACTCCATTCCAAATGGGGAAACAG GTGGTCCAAAATTGCGCAGCATTTACCAGGGAGGACAGACaatgaaatcaagaattactggAGAACAAGGGTGCAGAAACAGGCCCGTCAGCTCAAGGTTGATTCCAACAGCAAGAAATTCCTCGAAGCAATTCGCACGTTTTGGATGCCAAGATTGATGGAAAAAATGGAGCAAGATTCATCCCTAACATCCTCTCCCTCTTCCTCAATCTCATCCATGGAGACTCAAAATTTTACAGCCCCTTCACCAGTTTCCAGCCAGGTACCTCAGCCCTCATCAAAACCCGGCAACGGGGTGAACAGTTCAGACAGTAATTACTCAGCCAAAATCTCACCGCTGCCAGCTGAGAGTTTAGTAACTGGTAAAATCCAATCTGAAAATTCACTAGAGGACAATTATTACTATGTGGGGAGTCCTAGCTATGACATGCAAGAACTGGAGGCCCAAGATATTTCCCTGTCGGAATGCCATGTGGCGGAGATCGATTGGTTCTGGAACACTGATGAATTGTGGCAATTCCGGAAGCCTGGAGAAGTTGGTGTCTGTCTAGATATATAG
- the LOC105156371 gene encoding glutamine--tRNA ligase isoform X2 (The sequence of the model RefSeq protein was modified relative to this genomic sequence to represent the inferred CDS: added 225 bases not found in genome assembly) produces MAGKNESESGGDKPLDLFLKIGLDERTAKNTVANSKVTANLTAVIHEAAVTDGCDRTVGNLLYTVATKFPANALVHRPTLVKYIVSSKIKTPAQLEAAFSFVAATASDNLSVVGFEAACGVGIEVSLEDIENAVDEIFEENKAIIVEQRYRTNVGELFGYVRKKQPWADPKIVKQIIDKKLYELLGERTAADNEKPTKKKKEKPAKTEDKFIIEETAPPKPSEEEINPFSIFPSPDENFKVHTEIYFSDRPVLRACNSKEILDKHLKVTGGKVFTRFPPEPNGYLHIGHAKAMFVDFGLAKERGGCCYLRYDDTNPEAEKKEYIDHIEEIVGWMGWEPFKTPDEIKEYREKKMNSPWRDRPIEESLKLFDDMKRGMIEEGKATLRMKQDMQSDNFNMYDLIAYRIKFTPHPHAGDKWCIYPSYDYAHCTVDSLENVTHSLCTLEFETRRASYYWLLDALGLYQPYVWEYSRLNITNTVMSKRKLNRLVTEKWVDGWDDPRLMTLAGLRRRGVTASSINAFVRGIGITRSDCSMIRLDRLEYHIREELNKTAARTMVVLNPLKVVITNMDASIMDLDAKKWPDAPADDASSFYKVPFSKVVYIEQSDFRMKDSKDYYGLAPGKSVLLRYAFPIKCTEVILGADNETILEIRAEYDPLKKTKPKGVLHWVSESSPGVNPLKVEVRLFDKLFISENPAELDNWLGDLNPQSKVVVTDAYAVPSLRNAAIGDRFQFERLGYFVVDKDSSPGKLVFNRTVTLRDSYSKGGK; encoded by the exons ATGGCGGGGAAGAACGAGAGTGAGAGTGGCGGCGACAAGCCCTTGGATTTGTTTCTTAAGATTGGTTTAGATGAAAGGACTGCAAAAAACACTGTTGCTAATAGTAAGGTCACTGCTAATCTCACAGCCGTCATTCACGAG GCTGCCGTAACTGATGGTTGTGATCGGACAGTTGGAAATCTACTTTACACA GTCGCTACAAAATTCCCTGCTAATGCTCTTGTGCATCGACCTACATTggttaaatatattgtttCATCAAAG ATTAAGACTCCTGCTCAACTGGAAGCTGCCTTTTCATTTGTTGCTGCTACTGCCTCTGATAACTTGAGCGTTGTCGGTTTTGAAGCTGCATGTGGTGTTG GGATTGAGGTTTCTTTGGAAGATATTGAAAATGCAGTTGATGAGATTTTTGAAGAGAACAAAGCTATCATTGTGGAGCAGCGCTATCGAACAAACG TTGGTGAGCTGTTTGGTTATGTGAGAAAGAAGCAGCCGTGGGCAGATCCAAAGATTGTCAAG caaattattgataaaaaattgtatgagCTACTTGGTGAAAGAACGGCTGCAGACAACGAGAAGCccactaaaaagaaaaaggagaagcCAGCCAAAACAGAG GATAAGTTTATTATTGAAGAGACAGCTCCACCAAAACCAtctgaagaagaaattaatccattttcaatatttcctTCGCCAGATGAGAACTTTAAG GTTCATACAGAAATATATTTCAGTGATCGTCCTGTGTTGAGGGCTTGCAATTCAAAGGAAATACTTGATAAACACTTGAAGGTCACTGGAGGAAAAGTTTTTACCCGGTTTCCTCCTGAGCCAAATGGATATCTGCATATCGGTCACGCCAAG GCTATGTTTGTGGACTTTGGCCTGGCAAAAGAGAGAGGTGGATGCTGCTACCTGAG GTATGATGATACCAATCCAGAAgctgaaaaaaaagaatatattgatcACATTGAAGAAATTGTTGGATGGATGGGGTGGGAGCCCTTTAAg ACACCTGATGAGATAAAAGAATACagagaaaagaagatgaaCAGTCCCTGGAGAGATAGACCAATTGAAGAATCTCTAAAATTGTTTGATGACATGAAACGGGGAATGATCGAAGAAGGCAAAGCAACACTACGGATGAAGCAGGACATGCAGAGTGATAATTTCAATATGTATGACCTCATTGCTTACCGCATCAAG TTCACGCCTCATCCACACGCAGGAGACAAGTGGTGCATCTACCCAAGTTATGATTATGCTCATTGCACTGTTGACTCCCTTGAAAATGTTACTCATTCG CTGTGTACACTTGAATTTGAAACACGTCGAGCATCATACTACTGGTTATTAGATGCACTTGGCCTTTATCAGCCTTATGTATGGGAATATTCAAGATTGAATATTACCAACACGGTGATGTCAAAGCGTAAG TTAAATCGTCTTGTAACAGAAAAGTGGGTTGATGGTTGGGATGATCCTCGTCTTATGACTCTTGCTGGATTGCGGCGTAGAGGGGTAACTGCAAGTTCCATAAATGCTTTTGTTCGAGGAATTGGAATAACTAGAAG TGACTGTAGTATGATACGTCTAGACCGCCTAGAGTACCATATCAGGGAGGAACTAAACAAAACAGCAGCTCGTACAATGGTTGTGTTAAATCCACTGAAG GTTGTCATTACAAACATGGATGCCTCTATAATGGACCTTGATGCGAAGAAATGGCCTGATGCTCCAGCTGATGATGCATCCTCGTTTTATAAG GTCCCCTTTTCTAAGGTTGTCTACATTGAGCAATCTGATTTCCGGATGAAAGATTCTAAAGATTACTATGGACTTGCTCCTGGCAAATCTGTCCTCTTGAG ATATGCGTTTCCTATTAAGTGCACGGAAGTAATCTTAGGCGCCGACAACGAGACTATTCTAGAAATCCGTGCTGAGTATGACCcattaaagaaaacaaagccAAAG GGGGTTCTACACTGGGTCTCAGAATCTTCACCGGGGGTTAATCCACTTAAGGTCGAAGTCCGATTATTTGACAAACTCTTCATTTCTGAG
- the LOC105156371 gene encoding glutamine--tRNA ligase isoform X1 (The sequence of the model RefSeq protein was modified relative to this genomic sequence to represent the inferred CDS: added 225 bases not found in genome assembly) — MAGKNESESGGDKPLDLFLKIGLDERTAKNTVANSKVTANLTAVIHEAAVTDGCDRTVGNLLYTVATKFPANALVHRPTLVKYIVSSKIKTPAQLEAAFSFVAATASDNLSVVGFEAACGVGIEVSLEDIENAVDEIFEENKAIIVEQRYRTNVGELFGYVRKKQPWADPKIVKQIIDKKLYELLGERTAADNEKPTKKKKEKPAKTEDKFIIEETAPPKPSEEEINPFSIFPSPDENFKVHTEIYFSDRPVLRACNSKEILDKHLKVTGGKVFTRFPPEPNGYLHIGHAKAMFVDFGLAKERGGCCYLRYDDTNPEAEKKEYIDHIEEIVGWMGWEPFKITYTSNYFQELYELAVELIRRGHAYVDHQTPDEIKEYREKKMNSPWRDRPIEESLKLFDDMKRGMIEEGKATLRMKQDMQSDNFNMYDLIAYRIKFTPHPHAGDKWCIYPSYDYAHCTVDSLENVTHSLCTLEFETRRASYYWLLDALGLYQPYVWEYSRLNITNTVMSKRKLNRLVTEKWVDGWDDPRLMTLAGLRRRGVTASSINAFVRGIGITRSDCSMIRLDRLEYHIREELNKTAARTMVVLNPLKVVITNMDASIMDLDAKKWPDAPADDASSFYKVPFSKVVYIEQSDFRMKDSKDYYGLAPGKSVLLRYAFPIKCTEVILGADNETILEIRAEYDPLKKTKPKGVLHWVSESSPGVNPLKVEVRLFDKLFISENPAELDNWLGDLNPQSKVVVTDAYAVPSLRNAAIGDRFQFERLGYFVVDKDSSPGKLVFNRTVTLRDSYSKGGK; from the exons ATGGCGGGGAAGAACGAGAGTGAGAGTGGCGGCGACAAGCCCTTGGATTTGTTTCTTAAGATTGGTTTAGATGAAAGGACTGCAAAAAACACTGTTGCTAATAGTAAGGTCACTGCTAATCTCACAGCCGTCATTCACGAG GCTGCCGTAACTGATGGTTGTGATCGGACAGTTGGAAATCTACTTTACACA GTCGCTACAAAATTCCCTGCTAATGCTCTTGTGCATCGACCTACATTggttaaatatattgtttCATCAAAG ATTAAGACTCCTGCTCAACTGGAAGCTGCCTTTTCATTTGTTGCTGCTACTGCCTCTGATAACTTGAGCGTTGTCGGTTTTGAAGCTGCATGTGGTGTTG GGATTGAGGTTTCTTTGGAAGATATTGAAAATGCAGTTGATGAGATTTTTGAAGAGAACAAAGCTATCATTGTGGAGCAGCGCTATCGAACAAACG TTGGTGAGCTGTTTGGTTATGTGAGAAAGAAGCAGCCGTGGGCAGATCCAAAGATTGTCAAG caaattattgataaaaaattgtatgagCTACTTGGTGAAAGAACGGCTGCAGACAACGAGAAGCccactaaaaagaaaaaggagaagcCAGCCAAAACAGAG GATAAGTTTATTATTGAAGAGACAGCTCCACCAAAACCAtctgaagaagaaattaatccattttcaatatttcctTCGCCAGATGAGAACTTTAAG GTTCATACAGAAATATATTTCAGTGATCGTCCTGTGTTGAGGGCTTGCAATTCAAAGGAAATACTTGATAAACACTTGAAGGTCACTGGAGGAAAAGTTTTTACCCGGTTTCCTCCTGAGCCAAATGGATATCTGCATATCGGTCACGCCAAG GCTATGTTTGTGGACTTTGGCCTGGCAAAAGAGAGAGGTGGATGCTGCTACCTGAG GTATGATGATACCAATCCAGAAgctgaaaaaaaagaatatattgatcACATTGAAGAAATTGTTGGATGGATGGGGTGGGAGCCCTTTAAg ATCACCTATACTAGCAATTATTTCCAAGAACTCTATGAGCTAGCAGTGGAACTTATACGACGAGGTCATGCATATGTTGATCACCAG ACACCTGATGAGATAAAAGAATACagagaaaagaagatgaaCAGTCCCTGGAGAGATAGACCAATTGAAGAATCTCTAAAATTGTTTGATGACATGAAACGGGGAATGATCGAAGAAGGCAAAGCAACACTACGGATGAAGCAGGACATGCAGAGTGATAATTTCAATATGTATGACCTCATTGCTTACCGCATCAAG TTCACGCCTCATCCACACGCAGGAGACAAGTGGTGCATCTACCCAAGTTATGATTATGCTCATTGCACTGTTGACTCCCTTGAAAATGTTACTCATTCG CTGTGTACACTTGAATTTGAAACACGTCGAGCATCATACTACTGGTTATTAGATGCACTTGGCCTTTATCAGCCTTATGTATGGGAATATTCAAGATTGAATATTACCAACACGGTGATGTCAAAGCGTAAG TTAAATCGTCTTGTAACAGAAAAGTGGGTTGATGGTTGGGATGATCCTCGTCTTATGACTCTTGCTGGATTGCGGCGTAGAGGGGTAACTGCAAGTTCCATAAATGCTTTTGTTCGAGGAATTGGAATAACTAGAAG TGACTGTAGTATGATACGTCTAGACCGCCTAGAGTACCATATCAGGGAGGAACTAAACAAAACAGCAGCTCGTACAATGGTTGTGTTAAATCCACTGAAG GTTGTCATTACAAACATGGATGCCTCTATAATGGACCTTGATGCGAAGAAATGGCCTGATGCTCCAGCTGATGATGCATCCTCGTTTTATAAG GTCCCCTTTTCTAAGGTTGTCTACATTGAGCAATCTGATTTCCGGATGAAAGATTCTAAAGATTACTATGGACTTGCTCCTGGCAAATCTGTCCTCTTGAG ATATGCGTTTCCTATTAAGTGCACGGAAGTAATCTTAGGCGCCGACAACGAGACTATTCTAGAAATCCGTGCTGAGTATGACCcattaaagaaaacaaagccAAAG GGGGTTCTACACTGGGTCTCAGAATCTTCACCGGGGGTTAATCCACTTAAGGTCGAAGTCCGATTATTTGACAAACTCTTCATTTCTGAG
- the LOC105156370 gene encoding uncharacterized protein LOC105156370: MAVDVYSDISSPVVSPRISFSHDLREFDIVPVESHHSSTDAFIDFDFCIDHGLSREISSADELFADGKILPGEIKKTTPPKQTHQLDPIPTPSEARKPVEFANDSTKKKRLIEFLSSSFDDADEEQEKPSAKPFWQFRRSSSVNCDNGRGNGLLRTLQFLSRSNSTGSVPNPKPPGFPKAMQKQHSLKEASTNRSNPTVPSFYKYCPYNSANPSLRKSRSRSYGNGVRISPVLNIPPTYIAKENSKPGILIPGYYYICKIESYK, from the exons ATGGCAGTTGATGTGTACTCAGACATTTCAAGTCCAGTGGTGAGTCCAAGAATCTCGTTTTCTCACGACCTCAGAGAATTCGACATTGTTCCCGTAGAATCCCACCATTCCTCGACAGATGCATTCATCGACTTCGATTTCTGCATTGACCACGGCCTCTCCCGAGAAATTTCTTCAGCCGATGAGCTCTTCGCCGATGGCAAAATCCTGCCCGGCGAGATCAAGAAAACCACCCCACCAAAACAAACTCACCAACTCGACCCGATTCCAACCCCTTCCGAGGCCCGGAAACCCGTCGAATTCGCAAACGACAGCACCAAGAAAAAGAGGTTGATAGAGTTCTTGTCCAGCAGCTTCGACGATGCTGATGAAGAACAGGAGAAACCGTCGGCAAAACCATTCTGGCAATTCAGAAGGAGCAGCAGCGTCAACTGTGACAACGGCAGGGGAAACGGGTTGCTCCGGACTTTACAGTTTCTGAGCCGGAGCAACTCGACGGGTTCGGTTCCTAACCCGAAACCACCTGGATTCCCTAAAGCTATGCAGAAGCAGCATTCACTGAAAGAAGCGTCGACAAATCGATCAAATCCTACGGTTCCGTCGTTTTACAAATACTGTCCGTATAATTCGGCGAACCCTTCTTTGAGGAAGAGCCGCAGCAGATCGTATGGCAACGGTGTCCGAATTAGTCCAGTTTTGAACATTCCTCCCACTTATATTGCCAAAG AGAACTCTAAACCTGGAATACTCATTCCTGGTTATTACTACATttgtaaaattgaaagttaCAAATAG
- the LOC110011589 gene encoding glutamine--tRNA ligase, cytoplasmic, with amino-acid sequence NPQSKVVVTDAYAVPSLRNAAIGDRFQFERLGYFVVDKDSSPGKLVFNRTVTLRDSYSKGGK; translated from the exons AACCCCCAATCTAAAGTCGTCGTAACCGATGCATATGCTGTACCTTCACTGAGAAACGCTGCTATTGGAGACAGATTTCAGTTTGAAAGACTAG GCTACTTTGTGGTTGACAAGGACTCATCTCCGGGAAAGCTCGTCTTTAATCGGACTGTTACCTTGAGAGATAGTTACAGTAAAGGAGGGAAGTAA